A single genomic interval of Apis cerana isolate GH-2021 linkage group LG2, AcerK_1.0, whole genome shotgun sequence harbors:
- the LOC108002719 gene encoding neuronal membrane glycoprotein M6-a isoform X1 yields MRNQQDIGDILPLRRRFESNISIDRFSEKSLHGLYFDNQSCRSICNDCMARVPYATLIATIMCCLGVGIFCGTMYRGVTLGSLMMDQVFHLRLGWLEAVQLIFATIGASMAALGFMILCVGCLATGATRHKVYRAWRSRVGGRISCAVFMTITYILQLGWLLIFAFLVIIAWIFTIFWGLCSNPRVQSLDQCIDFTQFSFIFPNNTRIEDMKICGPQEVKLFCKDFVEKAVVMFILATIAAMLVVLSLIHYLMCLSANYAHIRDHEKFQELQELQYLQDPGDPDSPQPGMGTLSSHRAKDRF; encoded by the exons atGAGAAATCAGCAAGACATAGGTGATATATTACCGTTACGTAGACGATTTGAAAGTAATATTAGTATTGATAGATTTTCCGAAAAAAGTCTTCACGgactttattttgataatcaatCATGTa GAAGTATATGTAATGATTGTATGGCTAGAGTGCCATATGCAACTCTTATTGCAACAATAATGTGTTGTTTAGGAGTAGGTATATTTTGTGGCACAATGTATAGAGGTGTCACATTAGGTTCTTTAATGATGGATCAG GTATTCCATTTACGACTTGGATGGTTAGAAGCTGTTCAATTGATTTTTGCAACAATTGGTGCTAGTATGGCAGCTTTAGGCTTTATGATATTATGCGTTGGTTGTCTTGCAACTGGAGCTACAAGACATAAAGTATATAGAGCTTGGAGATCTAGAGTTGGTGGACGTATTTCTTGTGCTGTT ttCATGacaattacttatatattacaattaggttggcttttaatatttgcattcTTGGTTATAATTGCTTGgatttttactatattctgGGGTTTATGCAGCAATCCTCGTGTTCAATCTCTTGATCAATGTATTGATTTTACTCAATTTA gtttTATATTCCCAAATAATACAAGAATAGAGGATATGAAAATATGTGGACCACAAGAAGTAAAACTATTTTGTAaagattttgttgaaaaagcAGTAGTTATGTTTATTTTGGCAACAATAGCTGCTATGTTGGTTGTATTAAGTCTCATACACTATTTGATGTGTTTATCTGCTAATTATGCACACATTAGGGATCATGAAAAGTTTCAAGAATTGCAAGAACTTCAGTACCTGCAAGACCCAGGAGATCCAGATTCTCCTCAACCTGGTATGGGAACTTTGAGTTCGCATCGTGCTAAGGATAGATTCTAG
- the LOC108002719 gene encoding neuronal membrane glycoprotein M6-a isoform X2 produces MGSICNDCMARVPYATLIATIMCCLGVGIFCGTMYRGVTLGSLMMDQVFHLRLGWLEAVQLIFATIGASMAALGFMILCVGCLATGATRHKVYRAWRSRVGGRISCAVFMTITYILQLGWLLIFAFLVIIAWIFTIFWGLCSNPRVQSLDQCIDFTQFSFIFPNNTRIEDMKICGPQEVKLFCKDFVEKAVVMFILATIAAMLVVLSLIHYLMCLSANYAHIRDHEKFQELQELQYLQDPGDPDSPQPGMGTLSSHRAKDRF; encoded by the exons ATGG GAAGTATATGTAATGATTGTATGGCTAGAGTGCCATATGCAACTCTTATTGCAACAATAATGTGTTGTTTAGGAGTAGGTATATTTTGTGGCACAATGTATAGAGGTGTCACATTAGGTTCTTTAATGATGGATCAG GTATTCCATTTACGACTTGGATGGTTAGAAGCTGTTCAATTGATTTTTGCAACAATTGGTGCTAGTATGGCAGCTTTAGGCTTTATGATATTATGCGTTGGTTGTCTTGCAACTGGAGCTACAAGACATAAAGTATATAGAGCTTGGAGATCTAGAGTTGGTGGACGTATTTCTTGTGCTGTT ttCATGacaattacttatatattacaattaggttggcttttaatatttgcattcTTGGTTATAATTGCTTGgatttttactatattctgGGGTTTATGCAGCAATCCTCGTGTTCAATCTCTTGATCAATGTATTGATTTTACTCAATTTA gtttTATATTCCCAAATAATACAAGAATAGAGGATATGAAAATATGTGGACCACAAGAAGTAAAACTATTTTGTAaagattttgttgaaaaagcAGTAGTTATGTTTATTTTGGCAACAATAGCTGCTATGTTGGTTGTATTAAGTCTCATACACTATTTGATGTGTTTATCTGCTAATTATGCACACATTAGGGATCATGAAAAGTTTCAAGAATTGCAAGAACTTCAGTACCTGCAAGACCCAGGAGATCCAGATTCTCCTCAACCTGGTATGGGAACTTTGAGTTCGCATCGTGCTAAGGATAGATTCTAG
- the LOC108002938 gene encoding serine/threonine-protein kinase PLK4 isoform X2 translates to MPHLSGGFGEQIEDYEVLNLLGKGGFASVYRAKCLRNGIEVAIKMIDKKLMQAAGMVDRVHQEVAIHSKLKNPAVLELYTFFEDANYVYLVLELCHNGELQRFLKLQGSRALPEEQAGHIIRQVVQGLLYLHSHRILHRDMSLSNLLLTRDMQVKIADFGLATQLTRPDEKHLTMCGTPNYISPEIATRSSHGLEADVWSLGCMLYTLLVGKPPFDTDAVKSTLTRVVMADYVMPAHLSDNAKDLIDKLLKKNPKDRIRLRDIPKHPFIINLKKNKLHSEKNMNKGLLGDGIVDSGVGRTLSSYERPRIRSRSEERTSTIPNGVMSNGFGPMISTKSEPLSEPIIRMYSRKTNSIDYRAKQNSVLAGIPLPPQSKIFSQYEQYSNCDTNQEVEKHKNDKYRKKEKTENCFENTENGGKLQISPLSTERLQPTRHKTKYTILTILDNGEVCIEFIKRRNGIEKISEVCRISSDGLRVILYKPTSSTDVGNQPLPLPARGADSIYSYENLPSRHHKKYIYASRFIKLVRAKTPKITLYTQRSKCLFMENGPHPNCEVHFYNGMKVERIDGIVKITERSDGPIYIEESTFTSLEAATDHSCFPIIIGRRPSSALNDSPCLQGKENISHATNNTPVMPSFDASSVISTVASRSRKMNSVRNTSNNSICKIAIPDICTATQLSSGDIHINYKDGSSLIVSNGGDIIYESSNGTARRYNLHYQQNVEVPHIIKEKLRHLPTVIEYLVQPKHKNIR, encoded by the exons ATGCCACATCTATCAGGAGGTTTCGGTGAACAGATAGAG gattatgaagtattaaatttacttgGAAAAGGAGGTTTTGCAAGTGTTTATCGAGCAAAATGTCTTCGCAACGGTATAGAAGTTGCAATAAAAATG atcgacaaaaaattaatgcaaGCTGCTGGGATGGTGGATAGAGTACATCAAGAAGTAgcaattcattcaaaattgaaaaatccagCTGTACttgaattatatactttttttgaaGATGCTAACTATGTTTATTTGGTATTAGAATTATGTCACAATGGAGAACTTCAACGTTTTCTTAAGCTACAAGGATCTCGTGCATTACCTGAAGAACAAg ctGGTCATATAATTAGACAAGTAGTGCaaggattattatatttacattcacATCGCATACTTCACAGAGATATGTCTCTGTCTAATTTGCTTTTAACCAGAGATATGCAAGTA AAAATAGCAGATTTTGGACTAGCTACTCAATTAACAAGACCTGATGAAAAACATTTAACTATGTGTGGTACTCCTAATTATATATCACCTGAG ATAGCAACAAGATCATCTCATGGTTTGGAAGCAGATGTATGGAGTTTAGGATGCATGCTATATACTCTATTAGTTGGCAAACCTCCTTTTGATACAGATGCTGTTAAAAGTACTTTAACACGTGTAGTTATGGCTGATTATGTTATGCCAGCTCATTTATCAGATAATGCTAAAGATCTAAtagataaacttttaaaaaaaaatccaaaagatAGAATTCGTTTACGTGATATTCCGAAACAcccatttataattaatttaaaaaaaaataaattacatagt gaaaagaatatgaataaagGATTGTTAGGAGATGGTATTGTTGATTCAGGAGTTGGAAGAACATTATCTTCATATGAGAGACCAAGAATACGTTCTAGATCGGAAGAAAGAACATCAACGATACCTAATGGTGTTATGTCTAATGGTTTTGGACCTATGATTAGTACAAAAAGCGAACCTTTATCTGAACCTATTATAAGAATGTATTCACGTAAAACAAATAGTATCGATTATCGCGCTAAACAAAATTCCGTATTAGCCGGAATACCATTACCACCACAAAGTAAAATCTTTTCTCAATATGAACAATATAGCAATTGTGATACAAATCAGGAGGTTGAAAAACATAAGAATGATaagtatagaaaaaaagaaaagactgaaaattgttttgaaaatacCGAAAATGGtggaaaattacaaatttcaccTCTGTCTACAGAAAGATTACAACCTACTAGACATAAGACGAAATATACAATTCTTACCATTTTAGATAATGGAGAAGTTtgcattgaatttattaaacgtaGAAATGGCAta GAAAAAATAAGTGAAGTATGTCGAATATCTAGTGATGGTTTAAGAGTTATTCTCTATAAACCAACATCTTCAACAGATGTTGGTAATCAACCACTCCCATTACCAGCTCGTGGAGCAGACAGtatttattcatatgaaaatttacCTTCCCGtcatcataaaaaatacatatacgcTTCTCGTTTTATAAAACTTGTAAGAGCAAAAACtccaaaaataactttatatactCAACGatcaaaatgtttatttatggaaaatgGACCACATCCAAATTGTGAAGTTCACTTTTATAATGGAATGaag GTTGAACGTATTGAtggtattgtaaaaataacagAAAGAAGTGATGGTCCGATTTATATTGAGG AATCTACTTTTACATCTTTGGAAGCAGCTACAGATCATTCGTGTTTTCCTATCATTATTGGACGCAGGCCTAGTTCGGCCTTAAATGATTCTCCTTGTTTACaagggaaagaaaatatttcgcatGCAACAAATAATACACCcgta atgCCATCCTTTGATGCGAGTTCCGTTATTTCAACAGTAGCATCACGGTCACGAAAAATGAATTCCGTACGAAATActagtaataatagtatttgTAAAATAGCCATTCCAGATATATGTACTGCAACACAATTATCTTCTGGAGATatccatattaattataaagatggttcttctttaatt gtcAGCAATGGCggtgatataatttatgaaagtaGTAATGGTACTGCTAGAAGATATAATCTGCATTATCAGCAAAATGTGGAAGTACcacatattattaaagaaaaattacgtcATCTGCCAACAGTTATTGAATATCTTGTTCAACCGAAACATAAGAATATCCggtag
- the LOC108002938 gene encoding serine/threonine-protein kinase PLK4 isoform X1 yields MPHLSGGFGEQIEDYEVLNLLGKGGFASVYRAKCLRNGIEVAIKMIDKKLMQAAGMVDRVHQEVAIHSKLKNPAVLELYTFFEDANYVYLVLELCHNGELQRFLKLQGSRALPEEQAGHIIRQVVQGLLYLHSHRILHRDMSLSNLLLTRDMQVKIADFGLATQLTRPDEKHLTMCGTPNYISPEIATRSSHGLEADVWSLGCMLYTLLVGKPPFDTDAVKSTLTRVVMADYVMPAHLSDNAKDLIDKLLKKNPKDRIRLRDIPKHPFIINLKKNKLHSEKNMNKGLLGDGIVDSGVGRTLSSYERPRIRSRSEERTSTIPNGVMSNGFGPMISTKSEPLSEPIIRMYSRKTNSIDYRAKQNSVLAGIPLPPQSKIFSQYEQYSNCDTNQEVEKHKNDKYRKKEKTENCFENTENGGKLQISPLSTERLQPTRHKTKYTILTILDNGEVCIEFIKRRNGIEKISEVCRISSDGLRVILYKPTSSTDVGNQPLPLPARGADSIYSYENLPSRHHKKYIYASRFIKLVRAKTPKITLYTQRSKCLFMENGPHPNCEVHFYNGMKVERIDGIVKITERSDGPIYIEGEFPPYLDDYYEHYSECYKRCLLIESTFTSLEAATDHSCFPIIIGRRPSSALNDSPCLQGKENISHATNNTPVMPSFDASSVISTVASRSRKMNSVRNTSNNSICKIAIPDICTATQLSSGDIHINYKDGSSLIVSNGGDIIYESSNGTARRYNLHYQQNVEVPHIIKEKLRHLPTVIEYLVQPKHKNIR; encoded by the exons ATGCCACATCTATCAGGAGGTTTCGGTGAACAGATAGAG gattatgaagtattaaatttacttgGAAAAGGAGGTTTTGCAAGTGTTTATCGAGCAAAATGTCTTCGCAACGGTATAGAAGTTGCAATAAAAATG atcgacaaaaaattaatgcaaGCTGCTGGGATGGTGGATAGAGTACATCAAGAAGTAgcaattcattcaaaattgaaaaatccagCTGTACttgaattatatactttttttgaaGATGCTAACTATGTTTATTTGGTATTAGAATTATGTCACAATGGAGAACTTCAACGTTTTCTTAAGCTACAAGGATCTCGTGCATTACCTGAAGAACAAg ctGGTCATATAATTAGACAAGTAGTGCaaggattattatatttacattcacATCGCATACTTCACAGAGATATGTCTCTGTCTAATTTGCTTTTAACCAGAGATATGCAAGTA AAAATAGCAGATTTTGGACTAGCTACTCAATTAACAAGACCTGATGAAAAACATTTAACTATGTGTGGTACTCCTAATTATATATCACCTGAG ATAGCAACAAGATCATCTCATGGTTTGGAAGCAGATGTATGGAGTTTAGGATGCATGCTATATACTCTATTAGTTGGCAAACCTCCTTTTGATACAGATGCTGTTAAAAGTACTTTAACACGTGTAGTTATGGCTGATTATGTTATGCCAGCTCATTTATCAGATAATGCTAAAGATCTAAtagataaacttttaaaaaaaaatccaaaagatAGAATTCGTTTACGTGATATTCCGAAACAcccatttataattaatttaaaaaaaaataaattacatagt gaaaagaatatgaataaagGATTGTTAGGAGATGGTATTGTTGATTCAGGAGTTGGAAGAACATTATCTTCATATGAGAGACCAAGAATACGTTCTAGATCGGAAGAAAGAACATCAACGATACCTAATGGTGTTATGTCTAATGGTTTTGGACCTATGATTAGTACAAAAAGCGAACCTTTATCTGAACCTATTATAAGAATGTATTCACGTAAAACAAATAGTATCGATTATCGCGCTAAACAAAATTCCGTATTAGCCGGAATACCATTACCACCACAAAGTAAAATCTTTTCTCAATATGAACAATATAGCAATTGTGATACAAATCAGGAGGTTGAAAAACATAAGAATGATaagtatagaaaaaaagaaaagactgaaaattgttttgaaaatacCGAAAATGGtggaaaattacaaatttcaccTCTGTCTACAGAAAGATTACAACCTACTAGACATAAGACGAAATATACAATTCTTACCATTTTAGATAATGGAGAAGTTtgcattgaatttattaaacgtaGAAATGGCAta GAAAAAATAAGTGAAGTATGTCGAATATCTAGTGATGGTTTAAGAGTTATTCTCTATAAACCAACATCTTCAACAGATGTTGGTAATCAACCACTCCCATTACCAGCTCGTGGAGCAGACAGtatttattcatatgaaaatttacCTTCCCGtcatcataaaaaatacatatacgcTTCTCGTTTTATAAAACTTGTAAGAGCAAAAACtccaaaaataactttatatactCAACGatcaaaatgtttatttatggaaaatgGACCACATCCAAATTGTGAAGTTCACTTTTATAATGGAATGaag GTTGAACGTATTGAtggtattgtaaaaataacagAAAGAAGTGATGGTCCGATTTATATTGAGGGTGAATTTCCACCATATTTAGACGATTATTATGAACATTATTCAGAATGTTATAAACGTTGTTTGTTGATAGAATCTACTTTTACATCTTTGGAAGCAGCTACAGATCATTCGTGTTTTCCTATCATTATTGGACGCAGGCCTAGTTCGGCCTTAAATGATTCTCCTTGTTTACaagggaaagaaaatatttcgcatGCAACAAATAATACACCcgta atgCCATCCTTTGATGCGAGTTCCGTTATTTCAACAGTAGCATCACGGTCACGAAAAATGAATTCCGTACGAAATActagtaataatagtatttgTAAAATAGCCATTCCAGATATATGTACTGCAACACAATTATCTTCTGGAGATatccatattaattataaagatggttcttctttaatt gtcAGCAATGGCggtgatataatttatgaaagtaGTAATGGTACTGCTAGAAGATATAATCTGCATTATCAGCAAAATGTGGAAGTACcacatattattaaagaaaaattacgtcATCTGCCAACAGTTATTGAATATCTTGTTCAACCGAAACATAAGAATATCCggtag
- the LOC108002922 gene encoding tudor domain-containing protein 3 isoform X1: MTLHIMEKLKDKGWYITDHGYNSASDSGSVIDIQKIIKRLLDLDLREIGSGQGDIIQGNVILQIQKIRNVAAPKNNEESRAAPRLLKFFLTDGKNNFQAIEIEHISFLSLNTPPGTKILIGCGNLPISHGIILLKPSNIAQVLGGKVTNLVEKWELNKKLALHIRMRSAEEGGPPPWIPFGKKIIKVSEQDKNFKALAEKEKSSKENAEFEAQRKDAIAEASKQGSKKVFGGGNKQLLDHSVQKIVDQGFSIDQAEYALKVNRNNVDKALKSLQKADNKHNTFKESRESREPRSKRFDKKTEEGKPSSGKISLFDFLEDKLPLQSESTESSNLSQNNYTQNTENNYEKIELKNNESQSGKSGRSQKGNRGYQIPPRLEENKNSKKSNFNNPTTQYSQYNGGNHSQQNRPPRFQRNQDNHSYTQQDSLHKTYQKSQLNDSRNSNIQIRTEGANIMNNSNYYKTPQDQQGKHFSGRNYNHYETDIRNRQIYDASYGRHNRPQEDGTHRAYPANTTDKNYKNQLNRFQPNENPGGKGTLGPNSQRSQYNSNQNTHVSFTGTWVWRVGDKCLAKYWEDNRYYNAKVTGVSDRTCVVQFKGFENYEEVLQVDCLPITDDNQVVQDYVMDQKQTDQRFNNRQMRYEQTQNHISVGMEFRRGGSGVVPGNKAVYNKKRNQQRSTQPIYQPPAQRSQNSMPMNTQNNSIL, encoded by the exons ATGACGTTGCatattatggaaaaattaaaagataaggGGTG GTATATTACAGATCATGGTTACAATAGTGCAAGTGATTCTGGAAGTGTTATTgacatacaaaaaattattaaacgattattaGAT cttGATTTAAGAGAGATTGGTAGTGGTCAAGGAGATATAATTCAGGGTAAcgttatattacaaatacaaaaaatacgtAATGTAGCTGCTcctaaaaataatgaagaatctCGTGCAGCTCCACGTTTATTAAAGTTCTTTTTAACAGatggtaaaaataattttcaagctATAGAAATTgaacatatttcatttttaag TTTAAATACACCTCCtggtacaaaaatattaattggttGCGGAAATCTACCAATTTCTCAtggaatcattttattaaaaccttCAAATATAGCACAAGTACTTGGAGGAAAAGTAACAAATCTTGTAGAAAAATGGGAACTGAACAAA AAATTAGCATTACACATAAGAATGAGATCTGCAGAAGAAGGTGGTCCACCACCATGGATACCAtttgggaaaaaaattataaaagtttctgaacaagacaaaaattttaaagctttagcagaaaaagaaaaatctagtAAAGAGAATGCTGAATTTGAAGCTCAACGTAAAGATGCTATAGCAGAAGCTTCTAAACAAGGCAGCAAAAAAGTTTTTGGAGGAGGAAATAAACaa ctTTTAGATCATAGTGTACAAAAAATTGTAGATCAAGGCTTTTCTATAGATCAAGCAGAATATGCCTTAAAAGttaatcgaaataatgttGATAAAGCTTTAAAAAGTTTACAGAAGGCAGATAATAAGCATAA tACATTTAAAGAATCACGAGAATCGCGTGAACCTCGAAGTAaacgattcgataaaaaaaccGAAGAAGGTAAACCAAGTAGCGGAAAAATCtctctttttgattttcttgaaGATAAATTACCTTTACAATCTGAATCTACGGAATCGAGCAATTTATCCCAAAATAATTACACTcaaaatacagaaaataattatgaaaagattgagcttaaaaataacgaatcacAAAGTGGAAAAAGTGGaag ATCTCAAAAAGGAAATCGTGGATATCAAATTCCTCCAAGACTAGAAGAAAACAAGAAtagtaaaaaatcaaattttaataatcctaCAACTCAATACTCACAATATAATGGCGGAAATCATTCTCAACAAAATAGACCACCAAGATTTCAAAGAAATCAAGATAATCATAGTTATACACAACAAGATTCTTTGCATAAAACTTATCAAAAATCTCAATTAAATGATTCTCGAAATTCTAATATACAAATACGTACAGAAGGAGCAAACATTatgaataatagtaattattataaaactccACAAGATCAACAAGGAAAACATTTCAGTGGCAGGAATTATAATCACTATGAGACTGATATCAGGAATAGACAAATTTATGATGCTTCTTACGGTAGGCATAATCGACCACAAGAAGATGGAACACATAGAGCTTATCCTGCAAACACAactgataaaaattacaaaaaccaACTGAACAGATTTCAACCAAATGAGAATCCTGGTGGCAAAGGGACTTTAGGACCTAACAGCCAAAGGAGTCAGTATAATAGTAATCAAAATACACATGTTTCTTTTACTGGCACTTGGGTTTGGCGTGTAGGTGATAAATGTTTGGCTAAATATTGGGAAGATAATAGA tattataatgCGAAAGTAACTGGAGTATCAGACAGGACATGTGTTGTTCAATTTAAaggatttgaaaattatgaagaaGTGCTTCAAGTGGATTGCTTACCTATAACAGATgat AACCAAGTTGTTCAAGATTATGTCATGGATCAAAAACAAACAGATCAACGATTCAATAATAGACAGATGCGATATGAACAAACTCAAAATCATATAAGtg TAGGTATGGAATTTCGAAGAGGCGGAAGTGGTGTTGTTCCTGGAAATAAAgctgtttataataaaaaacgtaATCAACAAAGAAGCACACAACCTATTTATCAACCTCCGGCTCAACGATCTCAGAATTCTATGCCTATGAATACTCAAAATAATTCCATACTTTAA
- the LOC108002922 gene encoding tudor domain-containing protein 3 isoform X2, translating to MTLHIMEKLKDKGWYITDHGYNSASDSGSVIDIQKIIKRLLDLDLREIGSGQGDIIQGNVILQIQKIRNVAAPKNNEESRAAPRLLKFFLTDGKNNFQAIEIEHISFLSLNTPPGTKILIGCGNLPISHGIILLKPSNIAQVLGGKVTNLVEKWELNKKLALHIRMRSAEEGGPPPWIPFGKKIIKVSEQDKNFKALAEKEKSSKENAEFEAQRKDAIAEASKQGSKKVFGGGNKQLLDHSVQKIVDQGFSIDQAEYALKVNRNNVDKALKSLQKADNKHNTFKESRESREPRSKRFDKKTEEGKPSSGKISLFDFLEDKLPLQSESTESSNLSQNNYTQNTENNYEKIELKNNESQSGKSGRSQKGNRGYQIPPRLEENKNSKKSNFNNPTTQYSQYNGGNHSQQNRPPRFQRNQDNHSYTQQDSLHKTYQKSQLNDSRNSNIQIRTEGANIMNNSNYYKTPQDQQGKHFSGRNYNHYETDIRNRQIYDASYGRHNRPQEDGTHRAYPANTTDKNYKNQLNRFQPNENPGGKGTLGPNSQRSQYNSNQNTHVSFTGTWVWRVGDKCLAKYWEDNRYYNAKVTGVSDRTCVVQFKGFENYEEVLQVDCLPITDDNQVVQDYVMDQKQTDQRFNNRQMRYEQTQNHISGMEFRRGGSGVVPGNKAVYNKKRNQQRSTQPIYQPPAQRSQNSMPMNTQNNSIL from the exons ATGACGTTGCatattatggaaaaattaaaagataaggGGTG GTATATTACAGATCATGGTTACAATAGTGCAAGTGATTCTGGAAGTGTTATTgacatacaaaaaattattaaacgattattaGAT cttGATTTAAGAGAGATTGGTAGTGGTCAAGGAGATATAATTCAGGGTAAcgttatattacaaatacaaaaaatacgtAATGTAGCTGCTcctaaaaataatgaagaatctCGTGCAGCTCCACGTTTATTAAAGTTCTTTTTAACAGatggtaaaaataattttcaagctATAGAAATTgaacatatttcatttttaag TTTAAATACACCTCCtggtacaaaaatattaattggttGCGGAAATCTACCAATTTCTCAtggaatcattttattaaaaccttCAAATATAGCACAAGTACTTGGAGGAAAAGTAACAAATCTTGTAGAAAAATGGGAACTGAACAAA AAATTAGCATTACACATAAGAATGAGATCTGCAGAAGAAGGTGGTCCACCACCATGGATACCAtttgggaaaaaaattataaaagtttctgaacaagacaaaaattttaaagctttagcagaaaaagaaaaatctagtAAAGAGAATGCTGAATTTGAAGCTCAACGTAAAGATGCTATAGCAGAAGCTTCTAAACAAGGCAGCAAAAAAGTTTTTGGAGGAGGAAATAAACaa ctTTTAGATCATAGTGTACAAAAAATTGTAGATCAAGGCTTTTCTATAGATCAAGCAGAATATGCCTTAAAAGttaatcgaaataatgttGATAAAGCTTTAAAAAGTTTACAGAAGGCAGATAATAAGCATAA tACATTTAAAGAATCACGAGAATCGCGTGAACCTCGAAGTAaacgattcgataaaaaaaccGAAGAAGGTAAACCAAGTAGCGGAAAAATCtctctttttgattttcttgaaGATAAATTACCTTTACAATCTGAATCTACGGAATCGAGCAATTTATCCCAAAATAATTACACTcaaaatacagaaaataattatgaaaagattgagcttaaaaataacgaatcacAAAGTGGAAAAAGTGGaag ATCTCAAAAAGGAAATCGTGGATATCAAATTCCTCCAAGACTAGAAGAAAACAAGAAtagtaaaaaatcaaattttaataatcctaCAACTCAATACTCACAATATAATGGCGGAAATCATTCTCAACAAAATAGACCACCAAGATTTCAAAGAAATCAAGATAATCATAGTTATACACAACAAGATTCTTTGCATAAAACTTATCAAAAATCTCAATTAAATGATTCTCGAAATTCTAATATACAAATACGTACAGAAGGAGCAAACATTatgaataatagtaattattataaaactccACAAGATCAACAAGGAAAACATTTCAGTGGCAGGAATTATAATCACTATGAGACTGATATCAGGAATAGACAAATTTATGATGCTTCTTACGGTAGGCATAATCGACCACAAGAAGATGGAACACATAGAGCTTATCCTGCAAACACAactgataaaaattacaaaaaccaACTGAACAGATTTCAACCAAATGAGAATCCTGGTGGCAAAGGGACTTTAGGACCTAACAGCCAAAGGAGTCAGTATAATAGTAATCAAAATACACATGTTTCTTTTACTGGCACTTGGGTTTGGCGTGTAGGTGATAAATGTTTGGCTAAATATTGGGAAGATAATAGA tattataatgCGAAAGTAACTGGAGTATCAGACAGGACATGTGTTGTTCAATTTAAaggatttgaaaattatgaagaaGTGCTTCAAGTGGATTGCTTACCTATAACAGATgat AACCAAGTTGTTCAAGATTATGTCATGGATCAAAAACAAACAGATCAACGATTCAATAATAGACAGATGCGATATGAACAAACTCAAAATCATATAAGtg GTATGGAATTTCGAAGAGGCGGAAGTGGTGTTGTTCCTGGAAATAAAgctgtttataataaaaaacgtaATCAACAAAGAAGCACACAACCTATTTATCAACCTCCGGCTCAACGATCTCAGAATTCTATGCCTATGAATACTCAAAATAATTCCATACTTTAA